From the genome of Triticum aestivum cultivar Chinese Spring chromosome 3B, IWGSC CS RefSeq v2.1, whole genome shotgun sequence, one region includes:
- the LOC123065263 gene encoding uncharacterized protein — MGPFPSGDGAKLLQFVACAAAVQQVHACSPLARQPDGSTPTSAAPWPCLLADPLSPSTDSSPSHTAPLPRATVVIFSHQSGGRPDGSHRIQPPSARGAANPLHDVPPANLPRGSPGTRSDRHGPDHVAEARVLAPSPFLPFGVLQCTEAVLQCTSTPMLQPPNLRKNLVHFGWTPL, encoded by the exons ATGGGCCCCTTCCCCAGCGGTGACGGTGCAAAGCTTCTACAGTTTGTGGCGTGTGCGGCTGCAGTGCAACAGGTGCACGCTTGCAGTCCGCTAGCGCGGCAGCCCGATGGATCCACTCCGACCTCTGCAGCGCCATGGCCCTGCCTCCTCGCGGATCCACTCTCCCCCTCGACTGACAGCTCTCCAAGCCATACTGCGCCCCTGCCCCGTGCAACGGTGGTCATCTTCTCGCATCAATCTGGTGGCCGCCCCGATGGATCCCACCGGATCCAGCCGCCATCGGCCCGGGGCGCGGCCAACCCCCTGCATGACGTGCCGCCAGCAAACCTCCCGCGCGGGTCACCCGGCACCAGATCCGACCGCCACGGGCCTGATCATGTTGCAGAGGCGCGCGTGTTGGCTCCCTCTCCGTTTCTTCCTTTTGGCGTGCTGCAGTGCACAGAGGCGGTGCTGCAGTGCACATCCACACCGATGCTACAACCCCCAAACCTCAG GAAGAACCTGGTGCACTTCGGTTGGACGCCGCTTTGA